From one Halothece sp. PCC 7418 genomic stretch:
- a CDS encoding YbhB/YbcL family Raf kinase inhibitor-like protein: protein MKLTSPVFENNGIIPQKYTCQGNNINPPLMIRNIPNGTVSLALIIDDPDAPMKTWDHWVMWNIKPVAEIPENSALGEQGKNSWGNNHYGGPCPPNGTHRYFFKLYALDCDLNLSRKATKLDLEAAMENHILESVNLIGLYQKV, encoded by the coding sequence ATGAAACTCACTAGCCCTGTCTTTGAAAATAATGGGATAATTCCTCAAAAATATACTTGTCAGGGGAATAACATTAATCCGCCTTTGATGATTCGTAATATCCCTAATGGGACTGTTTCTTTAGCGTTGATTATTGATGATCCAGATGCACCAATGAAAACTTGGGATCACTGGGTAATGTGGAATATAAAACCTGTTGCAGAAATTCCAGAAAACTCTGCTTTGGGAGAACAAGGGAAAAATAGTTGGGGCAATAATCATTATGGGGGACCGTGTCCTCCTAATGGGACTCATCGCTATTTTTTCAAACTTTACGCGCTTGACTGTGATTTAAACTTATCAAGAAAAGCAACGAAATTAGATTTAGAAGCAGCAATGGAAAATCATATTTTGGAGAGCGTTAATTTAATTGGCTTATATCAAAAAGTTTAA
- a CDS encoding NB-ARC domain-containing protein, whose amino-acid sequence MVVPPEFLKSLTKRLGVSEGELQVLLDTLEGEDLSAIAQRLGVQRNALQKRLGEVYKKFQIEGAGPGKFAKLQKIILEEYQKQINDLQKEAEKQTTDHLDWGDAPVVGTFCGRTMQLTTLENDLIKERCPLVGLLGMAGIGKSAIAVRLIESVADNYDYVIWRNLSLRGVPHLDNLLRDLMACFRHSQEIETNDNHPPLIADLIEEFRASRCLVILDNFESVFQANNLASYYQGGYENYGDLLKQVAQTRHQSSILLLSRETPLELITLAGDQLPTRFMTLNGLTVETVKEILAKKGINIADKNLLSRLTQDYSGHPIAINELVTTAQTLFDGNFDELLDSNPLFIGEILSRYFSEQFQRLSPLEKQVMTHLAASNSGLTLKEIQHNLSDINDLSYVMTALSSLNRRCLLQKQTNQKITRFTLIPTLKKYVSSQG is encoded by the coding sequence ATGGTTGTTCCCCCAGAATTTTTGAAGTCTTTGACCAAGCGGTTAGGTGTATCAGAGGGTGAGTTACAAGTGTTGCTGGATACCTTAGAAGGAGAAGACCTAAGCGCGATCGCGCAACGATTAGGCGTACAGCGTAACGCCCTCCAGAAACGCTTGGGTGAGGTTTATAAGAAGTTTCAGATTGAAGGTGCAGGACCTGGTAAATTTGCCAAACTGCAAAAAATCATTCTCGAAGAATATCAAAAACAGATCAATGACCTGCAAAAAGAGGCAGAAAAGCAGACAACTGATCATCTTGACTGGGGAGATGCCCCTGTGGTGGGAACGTTTTGCGGGCGCACAATGCAGTTGACAACTTTAGAAAACGATCTCATCAAAGAGAGATGTCCGTTAGTGGGGCTATTGGGGATGGCTGGAATTGGCAAAAGCGCGATCGCGGTGCGTCTTATTGAAAGTGTTGCTGATAATTATGATTATGTGATTTGGCGCAATTTATCTTTGCGAGGAGTTCCCCATTTAGACAATCTCCTCAGGGATCTCATGGCTTGTTTTCGTCATTCGCAAGAAATAGAAACGAATGATAATCATCCCCCTCTCATTGCAGACTTAATCGAAGAATTTCGAGCATCTCGTTGTTTAGTCATTCTAGATAACTTTGAAAGTGTCTTTCAAGCGAACAACCTAGCCAGTTATTATCAAGGGGGATATGAAAATTATGGAGACCTCTTAAAACAAGTGGCTCAAACCCGTCATCAAAGTAGTATTTTACTCCTAAGCCGAGAAACACCCTTAGAATTAATAACGCTAGCCGGCGATCAATTACCCACTCGTTTCATGACTCTCAACGGCTTAACAGTCGAGACAGTAAAAGAAATTCTTGCGAAAAAAGGCATTAATATTGCTGATAAAAACTTACTTTCTCGATTGACACAAGACTATTCCGGTCATCCCATCGCGATTAATGAATTGGTGACAACAGCCCAAACCCTATTTGATGGTAATTTTGATGAGTTACTAGACTCAAATCCCCTCTTTATCGGTGAAATATTATCTCGTTATTTTTCCGAACAATTCCAACGTTTATCACCCTTAGAAAAACAGGTAATGACTCATCTAGCAGCATCTAATTCAGGATTAACCTTAAAAGAAATACAACACAATCTTTCTGATATCAACGATTTATCTTATGTCATGACAGCACTTAGCTCCTTAAACCGCCGTTGCTTACTGCAAAAGCAAACCAATCAAAAAATCACCCGCTTTACCTTAATCCCCACCTTGAAAAAATATGTCAGTTCACAAGGGTAA
- a CDS encoding Uma2 family endonuclease, whose translation METVLNLEPIVNLTREKFYQLCLANPDVLMERSPKGELITMSPIGGEGGRREAYLIAKVGMWNEQTQLGVVFSSQTIFSLPGGGDRAPDVAWVEKQRWENLTQEAREGFPPLCPDFIIELRSRSDRLKPLREKMQEYLASGLRLGWLINANDGQVEIYRSRTEQVEARSMPAILSGEDILPGFELSLDLNQL comes from the coding sequence ATGGAAACCGTCTTAAATCTAGAACCCATTGTTAATCTCACCCGAGAGAAATTTTATCAACTGTGTTTGGCTAATCCTGATGTTTTGATGGAGCGATCGCCAAAAGGAGAATTAATTACCATGTCCCCAATCGGAGGAGAAGGAGGTCGTCGAGAAGCCTATTTAATCGCTAAGGTTGGGATGTGGAACGAACAAACTCAGTTAGGAGTGGTGTTCAGTTCTCAGACGATATTTAGCTTGCCAGGTGGAGGCGACCGCGCTCCTGATGTGGCTTGGGTAGAAAAACAACGCTGGGAAAACTTAACTCAGGAAGCAAGAGAAGGATTTCCGCCCCTTTGTCCAGATTTCATTATCGAGTTGAGATCCCGCAGCGATCGCCTAAAACCCCTCCGAGAAAAAATGCAAGAATACTTAGCCTCTGGACTGCGGTTAGGGTGGTTAATCAATGCGAACGACGGACAAGTTGAAATTTATCGATCGCGAACCGAACAAGTGGAGGCGCGATCAATGCCCGCTATTCTTTCAGGAGAGGATATCTTGCCAGGGTTTGAGTTATCTTTAGACCTGAATCAGCTTTAA
- a CDS encoding PIN domain-containing protein has protein sequence MYDTSVLVAALLVEHPNHDRAFPELELAKRGEVQGYLSTHTLAELYRCRRKTKRL, from the coding sequence TTGTACGATACATCTGTTCTAGTCGCTGCCTTATTAGTGGAACATCCCAACCACGATCGTGCTTTTCCTGAATTAGAGTTAGCAAAACGGGGAGAAGTACAAGGATATCTTTCAACTCACACTTTAGCAGAACTTTATAGATGTCGCCGTAAAACCAAGCGTCTTTAA
- a CDS encoding GTPase — MSSNNNQHNDTSHQTTRLVNRLWNDPKYQKAIKQIRQISQEDYPFTKEALETTKSNLNELESKLSQEIANIKATTQGKAKAETAKEVTTQLEETKQDLDQKIKTQIKTVHEALEAKKSSLDYFTIAFMGKTKAGKSTLHSILAGQGWDSIGVGKQRTTRSNRFYTWNNIRIIDTPGIGAPDGKSDEETAESIINEADLIVFVVTNDSQQEIEFEKLKLLREKAKPLCILINVLKNFNDPCRGDFELKRFLKNPEKLFNDQEMQGHFNRIQGYAQKYYGNDYFSIIPVMFLAAQLSYQEQHQQHKDQLWEASRIENFLEQIRLSIVEQGTIRRSQNLLGSTAKPIKDASLWAQKQATFYHKLAQAIREKPSKVDREIDRAMQEVEKNLKNEIAKVFKELKNSVSQFAEFHWNSSEETLNRAWKSKLKQGKYEEKLNNFSEKQWNNFTKKVQQLLEEIGKDLQFSAKLGGISGFKLNQQDTSDNKNLFRFGGGFLAIGLLIPVPGVQIIGIAGLVMNLVANLFESKADKRRKAVQKISQSLKQQINQQESQVTNQVTAEFRKNCNQVKTEITTYLHQLISGLDAISKEIKTSEQNLEASVNLLNLAYGKRIIDWSQKRYEPLTQDEINREVVSVKRDIGKKIMIEVKNQLTITRSQEELDSIKPLA; from the coding sequence ATGTCCTCTAATAACAATCAACACAACGACACTTCACATCAAACAACACGACTAGTAAATCGCTTATGGAATGATCCTAAATATCAAAAAGCAATTAAACAAATCAGACAAATTTCTCAGGAAGATTACCCGTTTACGAAAGAAGCACTGGAAACAACAAAGTCTAATCTCAATGAGCTAGAGAGTAAACTCAGCCAAGAAATAGCAAATATTAAAGCAACAACTCAGGGAAAAGCGAAAGCAGAAACAGCTAAAGAAGTTACTACCCAATTAGAGGAAACTAAACAAGATTTAGACCAAAAAATTAAAACACAAATTAAAACTGTTCACGAAGCATTGGAAGCAAAAAAGAGTAGTTTGGATTACTTTACGATTGCATTCATGGGAAAAACCAAAGCTGGAAAAAGTACGCTACATTCAATTTTAGCTGGACAAGGATGGGATAGCATTGGTGTTGGGAAACAACGCACGACTCGCTCCAATCGCTTCTATACATGGAATAACATCCGCATTATTGATACGCCTGGAATTGGTGCGCCAGACGGAAAAAGCGATGAAGAAACTGCGGAAAGTATTATTAACGAAGCCGATCTGATTGTTTTTGTTGTCACTAACGACAGCCAACAAGAAATTGAGTTTGAGAAACTGAAACTCTTAAGAGAGAAAGCCAAACCACTTTGTATTTTAATCAACGTTTTGAAGAACTTTAATGATCCGTGTCGAGGAGACTTTGAATTAAAGCGGTTTCTGAAAAATCCTGAAAAGCTATTTAATGATCAAGAAATGCAGGGTCATTTTAACCGCATTCAAGGTTATGCTCAAAAATATTATGGAAATGATTATTTCTCTATTATTCCTGTTATGTTCTTAGCTGCACAACTCTCTTATCAAGAGCAACATCAGCAACATAAAGACCAACTTTGGGAAGCCAGTCGAATTGAGAATTTTTTAGAGCAAATTCGCTTATCTATTGTCGAACAAGGAACAATTCGCCGTTCTCAAAACTTACTGGGAAGTACAGCTAAACCAATTAAAGATGCTTCCTTGTGGGCGCAAAAGCAAGCAACTTTTTATCACAAACTCGCTCAAGCAATTAGAGAAAAGCCCAGTAAAGTTGATCGAGAGATTGATCGAGCAATGCAAGAGGTTGAGAAAAACTTAAAAAATGAAATTGCCAAAGTATTCAAAGAACTTAAGAATAGTGTCTCTCAATTTGCTGAATTTCATTGGAATAGTTCAGAAGAAACACTTAACCGAGCATGGAAAAGCAAACTGAAACAAGGAAAGTATGAAGAGAAATTAAATAACTTTAGTGAAAAACAATGGAATAACTTTACTAAAAAAGTACAGCAATTACTAGAAGAGATTGGAAAAGATTTACAGTTTTCTGCAAAGCTAGGCGGAATATCGGGATTTAAGCTCAATCAGCAAGATACATCAGATAATAAAAACTTGTTTCGATTTGGTGGCGGTTTTTTAGCTATTGGTCTTCTTATACCTGTACCTGGTGTGCAAATTATAGGAATTGCAGGATTAGTCATGAATCTTGTGGCTAACTTGTTTGAATCAAAAGCAGATAAAAGACGTAAAGCAGTTCAAAAAATTAGTCAGTCATTAAAACAGCAAATTAATCAACAGGAATCACAAGTTACAAATCAAGTAACCGCAGAATTTCGCAAAAACTGTAACCAAGTTAAGACAGAAATTACAACCTATCTTCATCAACTCATATCTGGTTTAGATGCTATTTCTAAAGAGATCAAGACATCTGAACAGAATTTAGAAGCATCAGTTAATTTACTAAACTTGGCTTATGGAAAACGCATCATTGATTGGAGTCAAAAACGTTACGAACCTCTCACTCAAGATGAAATTAATCGTGAAGTAGTGAGCGTGAAACGAGACATTGGTAAAAAGATTATGATTGAAGTTAAAAATCAGTTGACTATTACTCGCTCTCAAGAGGAACTAGATTCAATTAAACCTCTTGCATAA
- a CDS encoding GTPase, whose amino-acid sequence MNTHPNQNSEVTANKISQLFQANLNQFEQFLSSQDNEQIKAIQQELRQNLDQYYENGILTIAFIGQYSAGKSTIISALTGRRDIYIDADIATDTTTSYDWNGIKIIDTPGLYTDRTDHDQITYDAIEKADLLIFCLTSMLLDNITADNFKKLAYDQGYAWKMMLVINKMSQASGDEQELITNYKDSLAKGLAPYSLDAFPLLFIDAKDYCEGIDENEEFLVEVSRFPEFIEQLNDFIKQREIMARLDTPVRIALSSLNKTESAIQRDDDEDSAYLELVNRCAIKVEKERTRFRTDIEKIALDLYSEVRQEANPLLDSLGNIESEQEWNQLSRKADQNIEKHCQSAQEKLEKVANQAQVSLMESLEDILQGNLAQTLIQRLENNDQVAAKQADQNSSQWKSKLNKLLQLGDFVSGTLSNAAKNATPLVGANGFLKASNVAGSGLHQGVYQIGKLLGVNFKPWGAVNLAKNAGNVAKAAGPVLAIGAFVLDIMNSNEEEKQSEELSQARKEINSDFQDMAQQLQTQFESIGREVEQQIYDETAEKIEQMREAHYQNIGQNQEHMQQLNSLRQEFKVVLSEIDQSFH is encoded by the coding sequence ATGAATACTCATCCTAATCAAAATTCTGAAGTTACAGCTAACAAAATCAGCCAACTGTTTCAAGCTAACCTGAATCAATTTGAACAATTTCTATCTAGTCAAGACAATGAGCAAATCAAAGCTATTCAACAAGAGTTACGTCAAAATTTAGATCAATACTATGAAAATGGAATTCTGACCATTGCCTTTATCGGACAATATAGCGCAGGAAAATCTACCATTATTTCTGCTTTAACTGGAAGACGAGACATTTACATCGACGCAGATATCGCCACTGATACTACTACTTCCTATGATTGGAATGGCATTAAAATCATTGACACCCCTGGACTTTATACAGATCGAACCGATCATGATCAAATCACTTACGATGCAATTGAAAAAGCAGATTTACTGATATTCTGTTTAACCAGTATGCTGCTTGACAATATCACAGCCGATAATTTCAAAAAACTTGCCTATGATCAAGGCTATGCTTGGAAAATGATGTTAGTGATTAACAAAATGTCCCAGGCTTCAGGAGACGAACAGGAGTTAATTACGAATTATAAGGATAGCCTCGCTAAAGGTTTAGCCCCTTATTCTCTCGATGCGTTTCCACTCTTGTTTATTGATGCAAAAGATTACTGTGAAGGAATTGATGAAAACGAAGAATTTTTAGTTGAAGTTAGTCGCTTTCCTGAATTTATTGAACAATTAAACGATTTCATTAAGCAACGAGAAATCATGGCTCGTCTCGATACACCTGTTCGCATTGCACTTTCGAGTTTGAATAAAACTGAATCAGCAATACAACGCGATGATGATGAAGATAGTGCTTATTTAGAGTTGGTTAATCGTTGTGCAATTAAAGTAGAAAAAGAAAGAACTCGTTTTCGCACTGATATAGAAAAAATTGCGCTTGACCTCTACTCAGAAGTGAGACAAGAAGCTAACCCTTTACTGGATAGCCTAGGGAATATTGAAAGTGAACAAGAATGGAATCAGTTAAGTCGTAAAGCAGATCAGAATATAGAAAAACACTGTCAATCAGCACAGGAAAAATTAGAGAAAGTGGCTAATCAAGCACAGGTTTCTCTTATGGAATCTCTGGAAGATATTTTACAAGGTAACTTAGCACAAACCTTAATTCAACGCCTAGAAAATAATGATCAAGTAGCAGCTAAACAAGCTGACCAGAATAGTTCGCAATGGAAAAGCAAACTTAACAAACTTCTGCAATTGGGTGATTTTGTCAGTGGTACATTATCAAATGCTGCAAAAAATGCAACACCATTAGTGGGTGCGAATGGTTTTCTTAAAGCTAGTAACGTCGCTGGTAGTGGTCTTCATCAGGGAGTTTACCAAATCGGAAAATTGTTAGGGGTTAATTTCAAACCTTGGGGTGCAGTTAACTTGGCTAAGAATGCGGGTAATGTTGCTAAAGCTGCTGGACCTGTTTTAGCGATTGGTGCATTCGTATTGGATATAATGAACAGTAATGAAGAAGAAAAACAAAGTGAAGAATTATCTCAAGCTCGTAAAGAAATTAACAGTGACTTTCAAGATATGGCTCAACAATTACAAACCCAATTTGAAAGTATAGGGCGAGAAGTGGAACAACAAATCTACGATGAGACAGCAGAAAAAATTGAACAAATGCGAGAAGCTCACTATCAAAACATTGGTCAAAATCAGGAACATATGCAACAATTGAATAGTTTACGCCAAGAGTTTAAAGTGGTTCTTTCTGAAATTGATCAGTCATTTCATTAA
- a CDS encoding Uma2 family endonuclease codes for MVEAVSQLMTLEEFWDWYPDGYGRYELRNGVPIEMQPTGTHGQVGGFLSAELVVEIKRLQLPYIIPLEALIKPINTDKSAYNPDVTVLDQTALEDEPFWKKRSTITFGKSIRVAIEVVSTNWRDDYGHKLMDYEALGIPEYWIVDYLGLGGRRYIGSPKQPTFSVYQLVDGEYQGQQFRGSDRVISPTFPELNLTAEQVFAAGM; via the coding sequence ATGGTGGAAGCAGTTTCGCAACTGATGACTTTAGAGGAGTTTTGGGATTGGTATCCTGATGGCTATGGTCGCTATGAACTGAGAAATGGAGTACCAATTGAAATGCAACCAACAGGAACACATGGGCAAGTTGGTGGGTTTTTGTCGGCTGAGTTGGTAGTTGAAATTAAGCGGTTACAGTTGCCCTATATTATTCCCCTAGAAGCCCTAATTAAACCCATTAATACAGATAAATCTGCCTATAATCCTGATGTGACTGTTTTGGATCAAACCGCGCTAGAAGATGAACCGTTCTGGAAAAAGCGATCAACCATTACTTTCGGAAAATCCATACGGGTTGCGATTGAGGTGGTTAGTACCAACTGGCGAGATGACTATGGACACAAACTCATGGACTATGAAGCCTTGGGGATTCCAGAATATTGGATTGTTGATTATTTGGGGTTAGGGGGAAGACGCTACATTGGATCGCCCAAACAACCAACGTTTTCTGTTTATCAGCTAGTGGATGGGGAGTATCAAGGACAACAGTTTCGAGGTAGCGATCGCGTTATCTCTCCAACCTTTCCTGAGTTAAATCTCACCGCAGAACAGGTGTTTGCTGCGGGAATGTAA
- a CDS encoding Uma2 family endonuclease: MVEAASLSLQEFLQQPETKPASEYIDGEIIQKPMPKGRHSRLQGKLCAIINQVAEDANIAYAFPELRCSFGQRSIVPDVSVFRWERIPFTAEGNVPDHFNQPPDWTIEILSPEQRTNRVLGNILYCLEHGSDLGWLIDPDDISILVLQQQQQPALYQGDRALPVLQDLELTLSVNQVLGWLKMNSSNRS; encoded by the coding sequence ATGGTAGAAGCAGCCTCGTTGAGCTTGCAAGAATTTCTGCAACAGCCAGAAACGAAACCAGCCAGTGAGTATATTGATGGGGAAATTATTCAAAAGCCAATGCCGAAGGGACGACACAGTCGCTTACAGGGAAAGCTCTGTGCGATCATTAATCAGGTTGCAGAAGACGCAAACATTGCTTATGCTTTCCCAGAGTTGAGATGCAGCTTTGGACAGCGATCGATTGTCCCTGATGTGTCAGTTTTTCGGTGGGAGCGCATCCCGTTTACAGCAGAGGGGAATGTTCCCGATCATTTTAACCAGCCTCCCGATTGGACGATTGAAATTCTATCTCCAGAACAGCGAACGAATCGAGTGTTAGGAAATATTCTCTACTGTTTAGAGCATGGCAGCGATCTCGGTTGGCTCATCGATCCCGATGATATCAGCATTTTAGTGTTACAACAACAGCAACAGCCTGCACTGTACCAAGGCGATCGCGCTCTTCCAGTTTTGCAAGATTTAGAATTAACGCTGAGTGTCAATCAGGTGTTGGGCTGGTTAAAAATGAACAGCAGCAACAGATCTTAA
- a CDS encoding type II toxin-antitoxin system HicB family antitoxin produces MKTLTDYQIILRPDDNGTYVAYVPAIKGCHAWGETPEEAHSELNHVFAMIREEYLEAGKPLPKDVEITICNAS; encoded by the coding sequence ATGAAAACTTTAACCGACTATCAAATCATCTTGCGTCCTGATGATAATGGAACTTATGTTGCTTATGTTCCCGCGATTAAAGGATGTCATGCTTGGGGAGAAACCCCTGAAGAAGCTCACTCAGAATTAAATCATGTTTTTGCAATGATTCGGGAAGAATATTTAGAAGCTGGAAAACCCTTACCCAAGGATGTTGAAATAACTATTTGTAATGCCAGCTAA
- a CDS encoding type II toxin-antitoxin system HicA family toxin has translation MPAKARVLEKVAKKLGFQKVRQRRSHARWKHPDGRSTTIPIHGNAEIGG, from the coding sequence ATGCCAGCTAAAGCAAGAGTCTTGGAAAAAGTAGCGAAGAAATTAGGCTTTCAGAAAGTTCGCCAAAGAAGAAGCCATGCTCGTTGGAAACATCCAGATGGTCGTTCTACCACGATTCCGATTCATGGAAATGCTGAAATTGGGGGTTAG
- a CDS encoding regulatory protein RecX: MNCQTYLLQLLSRRDYSQEELRKKAIAQGFEETEIIETLQYLQEINVQSDADVAESLILGYLGKYGKRKIKQKSREKGISDDLFEQMWEQLADQREREDLSHLKDKVMRKYKLTQFCDLDPKTKRKVFNFLQYRGFNPFQLLQQWQTEEE; this comes from the coding sequence ATGAATTGTCAAACTTATTTATTGCAACTGCTTTCTCGTCGCGATTATAGCCAAGAAGAACTGCGAAAAAAAGCGATCGCGCAAGGATTTGAAGAAACAGAAATTATAGAAACATTGCAGTATTTACAGGAAATTAACGTTCAATCCGATGCTGATGTTGCTGAAAGTTTAATTTTGGGATATCTGGGAAAGTATGGAAAACGAAAAATCAAACAAAAATCCCGAGAAAAGGGGATCAGTGATGATTTGTTTGAACAAATGTGGGAACAATTGGCGGATCAGCGAGAGAGAGAAGATTTATCTCACTTGAAAGACAAGGTGATGCGGAAATATAAACTCACGCAGTTTTGCGATCTTGATCCGAAAACGAAGCGCAAAGTGTTTAACTTTCTCCAATATCGGGGGTTTAACCCCTTTCAGTTGCTTCAGCAGTGGCAAACCGAAGAAGAGTGA
- the rseP gene encoding RIP metalloprotease RseP — MSVLAAIAVLAVLIIVHELGHFTAARVQGIHVNRFSIGFGPILWKYQGPEVEYGIRAFPLGGFVGFPDDDPDSEIPQDDPNLLKNRPLGDRAIVISAGVIANFIFAYFLLVTQSAVVGIPEPQFEPGIKVPEIVNQEDSPAREAGLKAGDVILAVDSQSLGEGQPAIQTLQTEIQNSVNEPLSLTVKREAETLNLSVTPQAGDDGKGKIGVLLSPNGEVIRKRPDGFIEPFTRGAQEYQRIFTLTFQGLGQLVSNFQESAEQVAGPVAIVAVGADIASSDASSLYQFAALISINLGIINILPLPVLDGGQLVFLLLEGVRGKPLPSKVQDGIMQTGVVVLLGLAIFLVIRDTANLAVVQEFFQ; from the coding sequence ATGTCAGTTTTGGCAGCGATCGCGGTTTTGGCGGTTTTAATTATCGTCCACGAATTGGGACATTTCACGGCAGCCCGAGTCCAAGGAATCCATGTTAACCGATTTTCCATTGGGTTTGGTCCCATTTTATGGAAATATCAAGGACCAGAGGTGGAATATGGGATTCGTGCGTTTCCGTTAGGTGGATTTGTAGGCTTTCCTGATGATGATCCCGACAGCGAAATTCCCCAAGATGATCCGAATTTACTGAAAAATCGTCCCCTCGGCGATCGCGCCATTGTGATTAGTGCTGGGGTGATTGCAAACTTTATTTTTGCCTATTTCCTTCTTGTCACCCAATCAGCAGTAGTAGGGATTCCCGAACCGCAATTTGAACCAGGCATTAAAGTTCCCGAAATTGTCAATCAAGAAGACTCTCCCGCCAGAGAAGCTGGCTTAAAAGCAGGTGATGTCATTCTCGCAGTCGATTCACAATCTCTCGGCGAAGGTCAACCTGCAATCCAAACCTTACAAACCGAAATCCAAAATTCGGTCAATGAACCTTTAAGTTTAACCGTTAAACGGGAAGCAGAAACTCTAAACCTCTCTGTCACCCCTCAAGCAGGAGATGATGGGAAAGGAAAAATTGGGGTTTTACTCTCTCCCAACGGAGAAGTTATTCGCAAACGTCCTGATGGTTTCATTGAACCGTTTACCCGAGGCGCACAAGAATATCAACGGATTTTTACCCTCACCTTCCAAGGCTTAGGACAATTAGTCAGTAACTTCCAAGAATCAGCCGAACAAGTCGCAGGCCCCGTCGCGATTGTTGCTGTTGGTGCAGATATTGCCAGTTCTGATGCCAGCAGCCTATATCAATTTGCAGCGTTAATCAGTATTAACTTAGGGATTATTAATATTCTGCCCTTACCCGTCTTAGATGGCGGTCAACTGGTCTTCTTGCTTTTAGAAGGCGTTCGTGGCAAACCCTTACCCAGTAAAGTGCAAGATGGGATTATGCAAACGGGAGTTGTGGTTTTACTCGGTTTAGCGATTTTCCTCGTTATTCGTGATACCGCAAACTTAGCTGTGGTTCAGGAATTTTTCCAATAA
- the nth gene encoding endonuclease III: protein MSESQQERALALLARLKQLYPDATCTLDYETPVQLLVATILSAQCTDERVNKVTPELFARFPNASAIAQAPRSEIESLIRSTGFYRNKAKNIQAACEMIVSEFDGKVPDTMQEILKLPGVARKTGNVVLAHVYGINAGVTVDTHVKRLSSRLGLTEHSDPKRIEKDLMALLPQPDWENWSIRLIYHGRAVCKARQPLCESCSLADLCPFPSANSP from the coding sequence ATGAGCGAATCGCAGCAAGAACGGGCGTTAGCACTTCTCGCCCGTCTCAAACAGTTGTATCCTGATGCGACTTGTACCCTTGATTATGAAACCCCGGTGCAGTTGCTGGTGGCGACGATTCTTTCTGCACAGTGTACTGATGAACGGGTGAATAAAGTGACCCCTGAGTTATTTGCCCGTTTTCCTAATGCAAGCGCGATCGCGCAAGCCCCCCGCAGTGAAATTGAATCTCTGATCCGTTCTACAGGTTTCTATCGCAATAAGGCGAAAAATATCCAAGCAGCCTGTGAAATGATTGTCTCTGAGTTTGACGGGAAAGTCCCAGATACCATGCAGGAGATTCTGAAACTGCCAGGGGTCGCCAGAAAAACGGGAAATGTCGTCTTAGCCCATGTTTATGGTATCAATGCCGGGGTTACCGTTGATACTCATGTTAAACGGCTTTCTTCACGGTTAGGATTAACGGAACACAGCGATCCCAAACGCATCGAGAAAGACTTAATGGCACTATTACCCCAACCCGACTGGGAAAATTGGTCAATTCGCTTAATTTATCATGGTCGCGCGGTTTGTAAGGCAAGACAACCGTTATGTGAAAGTTGTTCTCTGGCTGACCTTTGTCCCTTTCCCAGTGCCAATAGTCCTTAA
- the rpsN gene encoding 30S ribosomal protein S14: MAKKGMIEREKKRQKLVDKYADKRAELKEQIRTSTSPRERFQLQRELQRLPRNSSRTRLHNRCNVTGRPRGYYRDFGLSRNVFREWAHKGYLPGVVKSSW; the protein is encoded by the coding sequence ATGGCAAAAAAAGGAATGATTGAGCGCGAGAAAAAGCGCCAAAAACTAGTTGATAAATACGCTGACAAACGAGCAGAATTAAAAGAACAAATTAGAACCTCCACCTCTCCCAGAGAACGCTTCCAACTGCAACGAGAACTGCAGCGTCTTCCCCGCAACAGTTCCCGCACTCGTCTCCACAATCGTTGTAATGTAACAGGTCGTCCTCGCGGTTATTATCGTGATTTTGGACTCTCTCGTAACGTTTTCCGGGAATGGGCGCATAAAGGGTATTTACCAGGCGTTGTTAAATCAAGCTGGTAG